A stretch of Henckelia pumila isolate YLH828 chromosome 4, ASM3356847v2, whole genome shotgun sequence DNA encodes these proteins:
- the LOC140865435 gene encoding uncharacterized protein ycf23-like translates to MNISSIASATPLSPTINTSLKPNPNPLILIHTTYPKRVSCGRARKYITRTKALLSATKEIVLKDFQQRRALKIISGLQNLDKYNVSSVVIAADKGGATHVDIACDPELVKLATSLTSLPVCVSSVDPAAFPAAVEAGAVMVEIGNYDSFYEMGLTFSPEQILSLTKETKTILPFVTLSVTVPHTLSLPDQVKLAEQLELEGVDIIQTEGGKFSNPSKPGVLGLIEKASPTLAAAYSISRAVKIPVMCSSGLSAVTAPMAITAGASGVGVGSAVNKLNDVVAMIAEVKSLAESLNLSTVGKVYFEESGLRI, encoded by the exons ATGAATATTTCGTCCATTGCCAGTGCCACCCCTCTTTCACCCACAATTAATACCAGTTTGAAACCCAATCCAAATCCACTCATACTGATTCACACCACTTATCCAAAGCGAGTTTCGTGTGGCAGGGCAAGAAAATATATAACTCGGACCAAGGCTCTGCTTTCGGCCACCAAAGAGATAGTCTTGAAGGATTTCCAACAAAGAAGAGCCCTCAAA ATTATTTCAGGGTTGCAGAATTTGGATAAATATAATGTTTCTTCGGTGgttatagctgctgataag GGAGGTGCAACTCATGTGGATATTGCCTGCGACCCTGAGTTGGTGAAACTTGCAACTAGCTTGACTTCTCTTCCG gtatgcGTGTCTTCTGTAGATCCGGCAGCGTTTCCAGCAGCTGTTGAAGCAGGAGCCGTGATG GTCGAGATTGGCAATTATGATTCGTTTTATGAGATGGGTCTGACTTTCTCTCCAGAACAG ATCCTCAGTTTAACAAAGGAGACTAAAACAATTCTTCCTTTTGTCACGCTGTCAGTCACAGTACCTCATACACTGAGCCTTCCCGACCAG GTGAAACTAGCTGAACAGTTGGAACTAGAAGGAGTTGACATAATCCAGACTGAAGGAGGAAAGTTTTCCAATCCATCAAAGCCTGGTGTTCTTGGTTTAATCGAGAAG GCAAGCCCAACACTGGCAGCAGCTTATTCGATTTCACGTGCGGTAAAAATACCCGTAATGTGTTCATCTGGATTAAGTGCAGTCACTGCACCCATGGCAATCACAGCAGGAGCTTCTGGTGTG GGTGTAGGGTCAGCAGTGAACAAGCTCAATGATGTAGTGGCTATGATTGCAGAAGTTAAAAGCTTAGCAGAGTCATTGAACTTATCCACCGTGGGAAAAGTTTATTTTGAAGAGAGTGGTTTGAGGATATAG